One window of Desulfovibrio subterraneus genomic DNA carries:
- a CDS encoding beta-barrel assembly-enhancing protease — protein sequence MKTIRAHAFTRCRRASVRWRRSLIQLLVLAMVILTPLQASRADISDLFKDFSLKDELELGRKFSVLIKSRMPLIEDPEVVSYINDIIKRLQTDMKPQPYKFEGNVILDNSLNAFAVPGGYLFVHTGLLLELENESELAGIMGHELAHITQQHITGRIAKAKKTQLMGLAGALAGMFIGGGSTGPGLAVGSLAAAQSAMLNYSRQDEREADQMGLIYLTGAGYAPQGMVGGFEAIRKKKWQSGSTMPAYLSTHPDVDERIISLGDRIRMLPPDMLKRPEDNKRFNRIKTLIRARYTDPKIALRHFDRSAPDDCMSQMGRAIALARLNRITDAADNFDLALACSPNDFLVNREAGSFHYMKGDLDRAATLLQKAILLNPRDYMAFFFYARLLGDKGDIKGASRYFEELLLHLPEDSEIHYYYGRMLGENRYLFKGYLHLAYSALYKNDKKKTDYNFGLANTNAKTPEEKQELERFEAKYQERAEFWDK from the coding sequence ATGAAAACAATCCGGGCTCATGCCTTCACCCGCTGCCGCCGGGCATCCGTCCGGTGGCGGCGGTCACTTATCCAGCTCCTCGTGCTGGCCATGGTGATTCTCACTCCCCTGCAGGCCAGCCGTGCAGACATTTCCGATCTCTTCAAAGACTTCTCGCTGAAGGATGAACTGGAACTCGGCCGCAAGTTCAGCGTGCTCATCAAGTCGCGCATGCCTCTCATAGAAGATCCCGAAGTAGTCTCCTATATCAACGACATCATCAAGCGCCTGCAGACAGACATGAAGCCGCAGCCCTACAAGTTCGAGGGCAATGTCATTCTGGACAATTCCCTGAACGCCTTCGCCGTTCCCGGCGGATATCTTTTCGTGCACACCGGACTGTTGCTGGAACTGGAAAACGAGTCTGAACTGGCCGGTATCATGGGCCACGAACTTGCCCACATTACCCAGCAGCACATAACCGGACGCATAGCCAAGGCCAAAAAAACCCAGCTGATGGGGCTTGCCGGAGCACTTGCGGGCATGTTCATAGGCGGCGGGAGTACCGGCCCCGGTCTGGCTGTCGGCTCGCTGGCTGCCGCCCAGAGCGCCATGCTCAACTACAGCCGGCAGGATGAACGAGAAGCGGACCAGATGGGGCTGATCTATCTGACCGGTGCCGGATATGCACCGCAGGGCATGGTTGGCGGGTTCGAGGCCATCCGCAAGAAAAAGTGGCAGTCCGGTTCCACCATGCCTGCCTATCTCAGCACCCACCCCGACGTGGACGAACGCATCATATCACTTGGCGACCGTATCAGAATGCTGCCGCCGGATATGCTCAAACGTCCCGAGGACAATAAACGCTTCAACAGAATCAAAACCCTTATCCGGGCCCGTTATACAGATCCCAAGATTGCGCTCCGCCATTTTGACAGGAGTGCGCCGGATGACTGCATGAGCCAGATGGGCCGAGCCATAGCGCTTGCCCGTCTCAACCGGATTACTGATGCTGCAGACAATTTCGATCTGGCCCTCGCGTGCAGCCCGAACGATTTTCTCGTCAACCGCGAGGCAGGCAGCTTCCATTACATGAAGGGCGATCTGGACAGGGCTGCAACCCTGCTGCAGAAAGCCATTCTGCTTAATCCGCGCGATTACATGGCCTTCTTCTTCTATGCGCGCCTGCTCGGAGACAAGGGAGATATCAAGGGAGCATCCCGATATTTTGAAGAGCTGCTCCTGCATCTGCCGGAGGATTCCGAAATCCACTACTATTATGGCAGAATGCTTGGAGAAAACAGGTACCTTTTCAAGGGATATCTGCACCTTGCCTACAGCGCCCTCTACAAGAACGACAAAAAGAAAACTGATTACAACTTCGGCCTGGCGAATACCAACGCCAAGACTCCCGAAGAAAAACAGGAGCTGGAACGTTTCGAGGCCAAGTATCAGGAACGGGCGGAATTCTGGGACAAATAA
- the hslV gene encoding ATP-dependent protease subunit HslV, whose product MQLRGTTILAVKDANGVAIAGDGQVTLGQSIVMKHTARKVRRIYRDRIIAGFAGATADAFTLFERFEAKLEEFRGNLVRASVEMAKDWRKDKYLRRLEAMLLVADADHILIISGTGDVIEPDDGLAAIGSGGAYALAAARALSRNTELPSEDICRRAMEIAGEICVFTNNNLTVETITR is encoded by the coding sequence ATGCAGTTGAGAGGAACCACCATACTTGCGGTCAAGGACGCCAACGGCGTTGCCATAGCCGGTGACGGACAGGTCACCCTCGGCCAGAGCATCGTCATGAAGCATACGGCCCGCAAGGTGCGGCGCATATACCGCGACCGGATCATCGCCGGCTTTGCCGGTGCAACCGCAGATGCCTTCACCCTGTTCGAACGGTTTGAAGCCAAGCTCGAAGAGTTTCGCGGCAATCTTGTCCGCGCAAGCGTGGAAATGGCCAAGGACTGGCGCAAAGACAAGTATCTGCGCCGTCTGGAGGCCATGCTTCTTGTGGCTGATGCCGATCACATTCTCATCATCAGCGGCACCGGCGACGTCATTGAGCCGGACGACGGACTGGCCGCCATCGGCAGCGGCGGCGCCTACGCACTTGCTGCAGCCCGCGCCCTTTCCCGCAACACGGAACTTCCGTCAGAAGACATCTGCAGAAGGGCCATGGAAATTGCCGGAGAGATCTGCGTGTTCACCAACAACAATCTCACCGTAGAAACCATTACCCGCTGA
- the ispE gene encoding 4-(cytidine 5'-diphospho)-2-C-methyl-D-erythritol kinase → MTTSLPADSRSDSERCNEHHSGRRSDRPDTSLPLRLKAGCKINLYLHITGVREDGYHELDTLFYPLPEPSDTLDLEAGTPDSGLTLLCERADLCTERNTLHKAWRMFGEATGYQPDLRLTLTKGVPDGAGLGGGSADAAVFLNYLNTAAGKAALDADALNALAARIGADVPFFLNNVPARATGIGEKLVPDNVDLSGFILLLACPPEHVSTPWAFKAWDETRSAKVGKNAPDQLTLPAHMYTRPSSRALWLFNSFESVVFAAFPKLRAYKGSLIRHGAAAVVMSGSGASLFALYREMEKAMQASDSLAREGVRTFIHHL, encoded by the coding sequence ATGACCACGAGTCTTCCCGCTGATTCCCGGTCCGATAGCGAGCGCTGCAACGAGCATCATAGCGGGCGTCGCAGTGACCGGCCTGACACTTCCCTGCCGCTGCGCCTGAAGGCCGGCTGCAAGATCAACCTGTATCTGCACATTACCGGCGTCAGGGAAGACGGCTACCACGAACTGGACACCCTGTTCTATCCCCTGCCCGAGCCATCGGACACGCTGGATCTGGAAGCCGGAACTCCGGACAGCGGACTCACCCTGCTCTGCGAACGCGCCGACCTGTGCACCGAGCGCAACACCCTGCACAAGGCGTGGCGCATGTTCGGCGAGGCAACCGGTTATCAGCCGGATCTGCGCCTGACCCTGACCAAAGGCGTGCCGGACGGGGCAGGACTTGGCGGCGGCAGCGCCGATGCGGCTGTCTTTCTGAACTATCTCAATACCGCTGCGGGCAAGGCGGCACTTGATGCCGATGCATTGAACGCCCTTGCCGCGCGCATAGGCGCGGATGTGCCTTTCTTTCTGAATAATGTTCCAGCCCGCGCGACAGGAATTGGTGAAAAACTTGTTCCGGACAATGTAGACCTTTCCGGCTTCATTCTTCTGCTGGCCTGCCCGCCCGAGCATGTTTCCACCCCGTGGGCGTTCAAGGCATGGGACGAAACCCGCTCTGCCAAAGTGGGCAAAAATGCCCCGGATCAGTTGACATTGCCAGCGCATATGTATACAAGACCCTCCTCTCGTGCCTTGTGGCTTTTTAACAGCTTTGAATCGGTGGTATTTGCGGCCTTTCCGAAGCTGCGGGCGTACAAGGGATCACTCATCAGACATGGCGCCGCCGCGGTTGTGATGAGTGGAAGCGGCGCAAGCCTCTTCGCCTTGTACAGAGAGATGGAAAAGGCAATGCAAGCGTCAGATTCCCTCGCGCGTGAGGGAGTTAGGACCTTCATCCACCACCTGTAA
- a CDS encoding ribose-phosphate diphosphokinase, with protein MHGDLKILTGSSNPELAKAICNHLGCQLTPAVCETFSDGEIRIEIGANVRGDDVFVVQSTCAPVNYNLMQLCLMLDALKRASVGRVTAVVPYYGYARQDRKVVPRAPISAKVVADFLTMAGMNRLVTVDLHAGQIQGFFNTPVDNLYAAPVILEYLRDIKDDVVMVSPDAGGVERARAFAKRLNAGLAIIDKRRDKPNQAQAMHVIGDVKGKVAVVVDDMIDTAGTMVAAANVLMENGAKEVMACATHPVLSGPAIERLNNSAFSKVLVTDTVPLGDKLENCEKLKVLSIAGLLARSIHNIHTESSVSVLFV; from the coding sequence ATGCACGGCGACTTGAAGATACTCACTGGCTCTTCCAATCCGGAACTCGCAAAAGCCATCTGCAACCACCTCGGTTGCCAGCTTACCCCCGCTGTCTGCGAAACATTCAGCGACGGGGAAATCCGCATTGAAATCGGTGCAAATGTACGTGGCGACGACGTTTTTGTCGTTCAGTCCACCTGCGCACCCGTAAACTACAACCTCATGCAGCTCTGCCTCATGCTCGACGCTCTCAAGCGTGCAAGCGTAGGCCGCGTTACCGCAGTTGTTCCCTACTACGGTTATGCACGACAGGACCGCAAGGTTGTACCTCGCGCTCCCATCAGTGCCAAGGTTGTGGCAGACTTCCTCACCATGGCGGGCATGAACCGCCTGGTTACCGTGGACCTGCATGCCGGACAGATTCAGGGCTTTTTCAACACTCCGGTGGACAACCTCTACGCCGCCCCGGTCATTCTCGAATACCTGCGCGACATCAAAGATGACGTCGTAATGGTTTCTCCCGATGCCGGTGGTGTGGAACGCGCCCGTGCCTTTGCAAAGCGCCTGAATGCCGGTCTTGCCATCATCGACAAACGCCGCGACAAACCCAACCAGGCTCAGGCCATGCACGTCATAGGTGACGTGAAGGGCAAAGTTGCTGTCGTTGTTGACGATATGATCGACACGGCGGGCACCATGGTTGCAGCAGCTAACGTGCTCATGGAAAACGGCGCCAAGGAAGTAATGGCCTGTGCAACGCACCCCGTACTTTCCGGCCCCGCCATCGAACGCCTTAACAATTCCGCATTCTCCAAGGTGCTCGTAACCGACACCGTTCCGCTTGGCGACAAGCTGGAAAACTGCGAAAAGCTCAAGGTGCTTTCCATTGCCGGCCTGCTGGCCCGCTCGATACACAACATCCATACGGAATCTTCCGTTAGCGTACTGTTCGTCTAG
- a CDS encoding 50S ribosomal protein L25, with product MAERINFPVTKREGLGKGANRRLREQGLIPGIFYSTTGENIPVTTETLPFAKLYKTVGKTTVFNLDIEGETKPCMLWKVEMHPFKNRVQHIDFYGVDLEKEVSVKVEVKLTGASKGVKAGGRLEHYRDTVSIVGKPELLPSLITVDVTEMQIDSSVYASALQLPEGVRVVYENDFVILRVVPGRAATTEDVAEEAGKKKKK from the coding sequence ATGGCCGAAAGAATCAATTTTCCCGTAACGAAGCGTGAAGGTCTGGGCAAGGGCGCAAACCGCCGCCTGCGCGAGCAGGGTCTGATCCCCGGTATCTTCTACAGCACCACCGGTGAAAATATCCCCGTTACGACCGAAACTCTCCCCTTTGCCAAGCTGTACAAGACCGTTGGCAAGACCACTGTTTTCAACCTCGACATCGAAGGCGAAACCAAGCCCTGCATGCTGTGGAAGGTTGAAATGCACCCCTTCAAGAACCGCGTTCAGCACATCGACTTCTACGGTGTGGACCTTGAAAAGGAAGTTTCCGTCAAGGTTGAAGTAAAGCTCACCGGCGCCTCCAAGGGCGTTAAGGCCGGTGGCCGTCTTGAGCATTACCGCGACACCGTGAGCATCGTCGGCAAGCCTGAACTGCTGCCTTCCTTGATCACCGTTGACGTTACCGAAATGCAGATCGACAGCTCCGTATACGCTTCTGCCCTGCAGCTTCCCGAAGGCGTGCGCGTAGTGTACGAAAATGACTTCGTCATTCTCCGCGTCGTTCCCGGCCGTGCAGCTACGACCGAAGATGTTGCCGAAGAAGCCGGCAAGAAGAAGAAAAAGTAA
- the pth gene encoding aminoacyl-tRNA hydrolase, translating into MQAAGLIVGLGNPGKEYENTRHNLGFMAVDHLMDDARRFNSDAVSPLSTGKKKYLLWKCMPGGLRSTWLVAKPQTYMNLSGEAVAHICGFYNLDPEQVLVVHDELDLPLGRMRFKTGGGLAGHNGLKSIAQHLGTRDFHRLRLGIGKPDHANTSSYVLSRFAGEEVRTVEQILDGSLKGMLAFIEKGAAEAVQVVNAFDACPK; encoded by the coding sequence ATGCAGGCCGCAGGTCTTATCGTCGGGCTCGGAAATCCGGGCAAGGAATACGAAAACACCCGTCACAATCTCGGCTTCATGGCCGTAGATCATCTCATGGACGACGCTCGCCGGTTTAATTCCGACGCCGTCTCTCCCCTCTCTACCGGCAAGAAAAAATATCTGCTCTGGAAGTGCATGCCCGGCGGGCTGCGTTCCACATGGCTGGTTGCCAAGCCCCAGACCTACATGAACCTTTCCGGCGAAGCTGTTGCCCACATCTGCGGCTTTTACAACCTTGATCCGGAACAGGTGCTCGTCGTCCATGACGAACTGGACCTGCCCCTTGGCCGCATGCGCTTCAAAACCGGCGGCGGTCTTGCCGGGCACAACGGGCTCAAGTCCATTGCCCAGCATCTCGGCACCCGCGATTTTCACCGCCTGCGCCTCGGCATAGGCAAGCCTGATCATGCAAACACCTCAAGCTATGTGCTGAGCCGTTTTGCAGGCGAAGAAGTGCGAACTGTCGAGCAGATTCTTGACGGCTCACTCAAGGGCATGCTCGCTTTCATTGAGAAAGGTGCTGCGGAAGCCGTGCAGGTTGTGAACGCTTTTGACGCCTGCCCCAAATAG
- a CDS encoding CarD family transcriptional regulator, whose protein sequence is MFTPDQLVVYPAQGVGKVERIERQTIGGAEAEFYIVRILSNNVTLMVPVRNAVNVGLRAVCTAEQGNGIFESLADRSGFTGYTGQNWNRRYREYSEKLKSGELGDVAYVLKELLLIGKDKELSFGERRLLEQAMGLITLELAHALGKKQQEVQTEIEEMFADVLATQEKS, encoded by the coding sequence TTGTTCACACCGGATCAATTGGTGGTGTACCCTGCACAAGGTGTAGGCAAAGTGGAACGCATCGAACGCCAGACAATAGGGGGCGCCGAGGCTGAATTCTACATTGTCCGCATATTGAGCAACAATGTCACCCTTATGGTACCGGTCAGGAACGCCGTTAATGTCGGTCTCCGAGCTGTGTGTACCGCCGAACAAGGCAACGGTATTTTCGAAAGCCTCGCCGACCGTTCCGGTTTTACCGGCTACACCGGCCAGAACTGGAACCGACGCTACCGTGAATATTCCGAAAAACTCAAAAGCGGCGAACTGGGCGACGTTGCCTATGTTCTCAAAGAGCTTTTGCTGATCGGCAAGGACAAGGAACTTTCCTTCGGTGAACGCCGCCTTCTTGAACAGGCCATGGGCCTTATCACGCTTGAACTGGCGCATGCGCTCGGTAAGAAGCAGCAGGAAGTGCAAACGGAAATAGAAGAAATGTTTGCCGATGTCCTTGCCACCCAGGAAAAAAGTTAG
- the rho gene encoding transcription termination factor Rho, with protein sequence MATKKDVDESKQESAPRTRSQSKPPQKKRKQSPLSKGDNKQSKPVSRPNRKVENDDFDTESAAPADCSGDSGLHLSELKLKTAAELMELADQYQIENPSNLRKQELIFALLQRCAAQNGAIFGDGVLEILPDGFGFLRSPMYSYMPGPDDIYVSPSQIRRFGLRKGDVVYGQIRPPKEGERYFALLRVTEIGFEPPERSKNLVLFDNLTPIYPHRQLKMENGQENYSGRVIDLMAPIGCGQRGLIVAPPRTGKTMLLQSLANSINANNPDVYLIILLIDERPEEVTDMERTVKNAEVVSSTFDEPPQRHVQVAEMVQEKAKRLVERGRDVVILLDSITRLGRAYNAVTPSSGRVLSGGLDANALQRPKRFFGAARNLEEGGSLTIIATALIDTGSRMDEVIFEEFKGTGNLDIYLDRHLAEKRVFPAIDINRTGTRKEDLLLDEEVLNKVWILRKILSPMSSIDSMEFLLGKMRGTKGNADFFGAMAK encoded by the coding sequence ATGGCCACAAAGAAAGACGTTGATGAGAGCAAGCAGGAGTCGGCTCCGCGCACGCGCAGCCAGTCCAAGCCTCCTCAGAAGAAACGCAAGCAATCCCCACTATCCAAGGGCGACAACAAGCAGTCCAAGCCCGTCTCCCGTCCGAACCGCAAAGTCGAAAACGACGACTTCGACACGGAATCAGCCGCTCCGGCGGACTGTAGCGGCGACAGCGGACTCCACCTTTCCGAACTCAAGCTCAAGACTGCTGCAGAGCTGATGGAGCTCGCCGATCAATACCAGATCGAAAACCCGAGCAACCTCCGCAAGCAGGAATTGATCTTCGCCCTGCTGCAGCGATGCGCAGCGCAGAACGGCGCCATATTCGGAGATGGAGTTCTGGAAATTCTGCCCGACGGCTTCGGATTCCTTCGCTCTCCGATGTATAGCTACATGCCGGGGCCTGACGATATTTACGTCTCACCTTCGCAGATTCGCCGCTTCGGCCTGCGCAAAGGGGATGTGGTTTATGGCCAGATACGCCCCCCGAAAGAAGGCGAACGCTACTTCGCACTGCTCAGGGTAACTGAAATTGGTTTTGAGCCGCCGGAACGTTCCAAGAACCTCGTTCTCTTCGACAACCTGACCCCCATCTACCCACATCGTCAGCTCAAGATGGAAAACGGGCAGGAAAACTACTCCGGCCGCGTAATCGACCTCATGGCTCCCATCGGCTGCGGACAGCGTGGTCTGATAGTAGCACCTCCCCGTACCGGCAAGACCATGCTTCTTCAGTCGCTTGCCAACTCAATCAATGCCAATAATCCCGATGTATACCTCATCATTCTTCTCATAGACGAACGTCCTGAAGAAGTGACGGACATGGAGCGCACCGTAAAGAATGCGGAAGTCGTAAGCTCCACGTTCGACGAGCCTCCGCAGCGTCACGTCCAGGTCGCTGAAATGGTGCAGGAAAAGGCTAAGCGGCTTGTGGAACGCGGCAGAGACGTTGTCATTCTGCTCGACTCCATCACCCGCCTTGGCCGTGCATACAACGCCGTCACCCCCTCATCGGGCCGGGTGCTTTCCGGCGGTCTGGATGCGAACGCCCTGCAGCGTCCCAAACGTTTCTTCGGTGCAGCCCGTAATCTGGAAGAGGGAGGCAGCCTTACCATCATCGCCACCGCCCTCATCGATACCGGCTCCCGCATGGACGAAGTCATCTTCGAAGAGTTCAAGGGTACCGGCAACCTCGATATCTACCTTGACCGCCACCTCGCGGAAAAGCGCGTCTTCCCCGCCATCGACATCAATCGTACCGGCACCCGCAAGGAAGACCTTCTCCTCGACGAAGAGGTACTCAACAAGGTCTGGATTCTGCGCAAGATCCTTTCCCCCATGTCCTCCATCGACAGCATGGAATTCCTGCTGGGCAAGATGCGGGGAACCAAAGGCAACGCCGACTTCTTTGGCGCCATGGCCAAGTAG
- the hysB gene encoding NiFeSe hydrogenase small subunit — MSLSRRDFVKLCTGTVAGMGISQMFHPSVCEAISGTLNGSRPPVLWVQGSGCTGCSVSLLNAVNPHIKQVLLDVISLEFHPTVMAWEGEPAMEHMFKIADEYKGGFFLAVEGSIPVAEDGKYCVIGEANHKEITMVDAMKELAPKAAAVLALGTCAAYGGIPAAEGSETGAMSVKAFFEQEGISTPVVNIPGCPPHPDWIVGTVVVALEAIKTHGLAAGLGEVVKLLDDQGRPTPFFGQNIHDNCPYLPDFEADKMCETLSQKDGCRMSVGCKGPNAMADCFKRKWNNGINWCVQNAVCIGCVEPDFPDGQSPFYEPM, encoded by the coding sequence ATGAGTCTCAGCAGGCGTGACTTTGTTAAATTGTGCACAGGCACGGTGGCTGGCATGGGGATTTCCCAGATGTTCCACCCCAGTGTCTGTGAAGCCATTTCCGGCACCCTGAACGGCAGCCGCCCGCCCGTTCTGTGGGTGCAGGGTTCTGGCTGCACCGGCTGTTCAGTATCGTTGCTGAACGCCGTAAACCCTCACATCAAGCAGGTTTTGCTTGATGTTATCAGCCTTGAGTTCCACCCCACCGTTATGGCTTGGGAAGGCGAACCCGCCATGGAACACATGTTCAAGATTGCTGATGAGTACAAAGGTGGCTTCTTCCTCGCTGTGGAAGGCTCCATCCCTGTTGCCGAAGATGGAAAGTATTGCGTTATCGGTGAAGCCAATCACAAGGAAATCACCATGGTTGACGCAATGAAGGAACTGGCCCCCAAGGCTGCCGCAGTGCTCGCACTCGGTACCTGTGCTGCTTACGGCGGCATTCCCGCTGCTGAAGGCAGCGAAACCGGCGCCATGTCCGTCAAGGCTTTCTTTGAACAGGAAGGCATCTCCACTCCCGTAGTGAACATTCCCGGTTGCCCCCCCCATCCTGACTGGATTGTGGGTACCGTGGTTGTCGCCCTTGAAGCCATCAAGACCCACGGTCTTGCTGCCGGTCTGGGCGAAGTCGTCAAGCTGCTGGATGATCAGGGCCGTCCCACTCCCTTCTTTGGCCAAAACATTCACGACAACTGTCCCTACCTCCCCGATTTCGAGGCGGACAAGATGTGTGAAACCCTCAGCCAGAAGGACGGCTGCCGTATGAGCGTGGGCTGCAAGGGCCCCAATGCAATGGCAGACTGCTTCAAACGCAAGTGGAACAACGGCATCAACTGGTGCGTTCAGAACGCTGTTTGTATCGGTTGCGTAGAACCCGACTTCCCCGATGGACAGTCGCCGTTCTACGAGCCCATGTAA
- the hysD gene encoding NiFeSe hydrogenase maturation protease — MGKLLVLGIGNSLLTDDGVGVFAAEALQKETWPEEVTIIEGGTFTQDIFYLFEGYDRLLVLDVIHAGHEPGTLYQLTEDDLVSNEKQRVSIHDIDMLDSLKMCELKCGSRPRMEIIGMQPKDITTWNIGLSDACQARFDEFLALSRKEIERIVQEMRQA, encoded by the coding sequence ATGGGAAAATTACTTGTATTGGGAATCGGCAACAGCCTGCTTACCGACGACGGCGTCGGCGTTTTTGCCGCAGAGGCTCTGCAGAAAGAAACGTGGCCTGAAGAAGTGACCATCATAGAAGGCGGCACTTTCACGCAGGACATTTTCTACCTTTTTGAAGGATATGACAGGTTGCTCGTTCTGGATGTGATTCACGCCGGACACGAACCCGGCACTCTGTATCAACTGACCGAGGACGACCTTGTGTCTAATGAAAAACAGCGTGTTTCCATTCACGACATAGACATGCTCGATTCCCTGAAGATGTGTGAGCTCAAATGCGGCAGCAGACCCCGCATGGAGATCATCGGTATGCAGCCAAAAGACATCACAACTTGGAACATAGGTCTGTCTGATGCCTGTCAGGCACGGTTTGATGAATTTCTTGCACTTTCAAGAAAGGAAATCGAACGCATAGTTCAGGAAATGCGTCAGGCATAG
- a CDS encoding hydrogenase small subunit → MKFSVGLGKEGVEERLERNGVSRRDFLKFCSALAVAMGMGPAFGSEIARAMTAPGRPSVVYLHNAECTGCSESVLRAFQPFIDELILDTISLDYHETIMAAAGEAAEEALHHAVNSPNGFIAVTEGALPTKDNGIYGKVAGRTMLEINSEILPKAKAVINYGTCATFGGVQAAAPNPTDAKGVNDALKHLGVNGINISGCPPNPYNLVGTIVYYLTKHALPELDSLNRPTMFFGQTVHENCPRLKHFEASEFAPSFGSEEAKKGWCLYELGCKGPDTYNNCPKIKFNQTNWPVEAGHPCIGCSEPDFWDAMSPFYES, encoded by the coding sequence ATGAAGTTTTCCGTGGGTCTCGGCAAAGAAGGCGTGGAAGAGCGTCTGGAACGTAACGGCGTATCCCGCCGTGACTTCCTGAAATTCTGCTCTGCCCTCGCTGTTGCCATGGGTATGGGACCGGCTTTCGGCAGTGAGATTGCCAGAGCCATGACCGCTCCCGGTCGCCCTTCCGTGGTGTATCTGCATAATGCCGAGTGCACAGGCTGTTCCGAATCGGTTCTGCGGGCATTCCAGCCCTTCATCGACGAACTCATTCTGGACACCATCTCTCTCGACTACCATGAAACCATCATGGCGGCAGCCGGCGAAGCTGCTGAAGAAGCCCTGCACCATGCAGTGAACAGCCCCAACGGCTTCATCGCCGTAACGGAAGGCGCTCTGCCCACCAAGGACAACGGCATTTACGGCAAGGTTGCCGGCCGTACCATGCTGGAAATCAACAGTGAGATCCTGCCCAAGGCAAAGGCCGTTATCAACTACGGCACCTGTGCCACCTTCGGCGGCGTGCAGGCAGCTGCTCCCAACCCGACCGATGCAAAGGGCGTGAACGATGCACTGAAGCACCTGGGCGTGAACGGTATCAACATATCCGGTTGTCCGCCCAACCCTTACAACCTTGTAGGCACCATCGTATACTATCTGACCAAGCATGCCCTGCCGGAACTGGACAGCCTGAACCGGCCCACCATGTTCTTCGGACAGACCGTTCACGAAAACTGCCCCCGCCTCAAGCACTTCGAAGCCAGCGAGTTCGCTCCTTCCTTCGGTTCCGAAGAAGCCAAGAAGGGCTGGTGCCTCTACGAACTGGGCTGCAAGGGACCTGATACCTACAACAACTGTCCCAAGATCAAGTTCAACCAGACGAACTGGCCCGTTGAAGCGGGTCATCCCTGCATCGGTTGCTCCGAGCCCGATTTCTGGGATGCCATGAGTCCCTTCTACGAAAGCTAG